In Nitrospirota bacterium, the genomic window TTGTATGATTTATTCATTTTATCATAGATATCAATCCCCTGATCCTTTTTCCACTCTTGTATTGTCCATTGTTTTCCCTCTTTGAGTCCAAGGCATGAGGGCTTTTCCTCTATCAAAAATTCTTCTTCCTTTGAGGAAGCCGGGAATATGGGATACATCCTGCATGACCATGGCCTGTGCTCATATATGCTGCATCCATCCGGGGTGACGAAAGGACATGTTTTATTTTCATCCTCCATCATCTTAAGCACAACCAGAGGTAACCCCTCTTCTCCTAAAAGTGCAATGGTATATCCTTTTAAGAATTCTCCAGAAGATGTCTCAAGGGATCTTCTCATCCTCAGGACATCATAGGGTGTGAGAAAGATATTTGTATCACTACAGCATGTGTTAAAACAGGAAAGCCCTTTATGACATGAAAACTTGAATCTGTCATTTAGAGAGAGCCTTCTGTGTTTTTCAGTATATTCTTCATTCATAAATTATTCTGAACAAAAAACTTAATTAACCACAGATAAACACAGATTCACACAGAAAAGAAAGAAACATAAAATATTTTTAAAAAAAATCTGTGAAAATCTGTGGCTAAATTTTTATAATTTCCTATACACCTATAAATTTTTTATGAGGGGGCGACCTGAAAGGTTGCCCCCTCACAGATAACTTCCAAGACCTACTATCTTATTAAATAATAGGAATCATTGGCCTTTCAATTACCTTCCATTCCTTCTTATCCACATCATATTTCACATTGACAAAGTGCTTCTGGCCTTCATCCAGTTTAAGGTAATCGTGTTTAAAGTAATACCCAGGCCATCTTGACTCCTTCCTCGCCAGCCTTGTCCTTACACATGCTATGCCAACCCACATTCTGTGAATAGCCTCCCATGCCCTCAACAGCCCATGAAGGTCCTTAGCAGCAATCTTCTCTGCATCCTCTTCACAGAACCCCAATTTCCAGAGCCCAGTCTCAAGCATCTTGTCAGATGTCCCATAAAGCGTCTCCCAGCTACCTGCATATTCTCCCATTATTTTCTGTACCCTGAATAGGAAATTATGTGGGGAGATATAGTGAGGATTCACATCCGGCATTGTTGTATATGTCTTCTTCTCTTCATAGAGGGCAAGTGGTCTAAGCACTATTTCCTTGAGTTTCTTTATCGTATTATCAGATACTGTTGGTTTGTAGTCCTTCTTGTCATTGGCAAACCTAACCGCTGACTTTCCTACAATCCTTCCCTGTGTATGTGAACCACTTGAGAACTTATGGGCAGATGCCCCTACCCCGCAACCTGCTGTGAATAGACCCGTAACAGTCGTCATTAAGTTGTACTTGGCAGGGAATGCATCCGCATATTCTTTTGGCATAAGGTCTTCAGCGCCAGATACCCATGCACCACAAGAGGCGGCATGTGAACCTATGAAGCAAGGATCTGACAACTGAAGCTCCATCGGTTTTTCCATAGGGTCAATATTATGGGCAGCCCAGTTTGTAGCGCCTGCGATTGTCATATCAAGGAAGTCCTCCCATGCTTCGCTTTCATACTCTCTTATCTTCTTCTTCAGCTCCTTTGGGTCTGTTATCTCCTTCTGATACCTTTCTACCACCTTATTTGTGTGCATGAGAAACGGAGTTTTGCCTTCCTTCGCGCAGAGTATCATCTCATAGTTTCTCACAGGAGTTGGACAGGGCTTCGCCTTTGCATATGGCGCCCACTTGTCTGTCTCGGACCCATACGCACCAACGTATGGCCCGTCATAGGCATTTGTTGCCGGTGTCTTAAAGAGCAGGAAGAATGTGCCAACAGGACCATAGGAGTCTTTGAACCTTGGCGGGACAAATGTCACATCCATCTGAGTAAGCTCACCCCCAGCCTGGAGAGTGAGGGCATAAGTCGTTCCTCCTAAAAATGGCGGCATCCATGACCTCCCAAAGCCTTCACCCTGAGACCTTGGCCTGAATACATGGACCGCACCACCCAATATACAGACAACTACCTTTGCCTTAAACACATAGAACTTGTCTTCCCTTACGCTATAACCGACTGCACCGCATACCCTGTTAGGCTCTTTCTCATCTTTCAGAAGGTGTGTTATGTAGACCCTCTCAATTATCTGTCCCTTGTCACCGAGGGTGCCTATAGCGTTCTTTGCTGCCTCTGCCACGATGATCTTGTAACTCTCGCCTGATATCATCACCTGCCATTCACCTGATTTTCTAAAATTCCCTGCCTCATCCTTCCATATAGGAAGTCCCCATTTCTCGAAGTGTCTGACTGTTGAATCAACATGTCTTCCAATATCATAGACAAGGTCCTGCCTTGCTAAACCCATCTGGTCATTCGTCACATACTCAGCATACCTTTCCGGCATACGGGAATTCTCGGTTACCTTTCCATCCATCCCCATATATGTATTAATGGCAGAAAGGCCCATGGCTACAGGACCACTTCTGTCAATGGCAGCCTTGTCTACAAGTGTTACCTTCATTCCGGTTGCCTTTGCCCAGTATGCAGCCTCTACTGCAGCGCCACAGCCTGCCATTCCTCCACCGAGTATCAATATATCAGTATCAACAACTTCTGTCGCAAATTCTCTCATGTTTTCCCTCCTTTCTTATCTTATTTTTTAATTGTTGGAAGCTCTTTAACTCCCATTATATCAGGCTCTCCAAGCATTAACTGATTGTTTAAGTCTGCCACCTTTGCCTCAGGATATCCCTCCAGCGCCTTTATAGAGCCTTCTGGTGTAGTCCTCGTTGCATACTTAAACCTCTTGATTCTTCCATCTCTGAATGTGATGGTCCACATGATGTCCTCAGTTCCTCTCAGTGGAGTTGATGCAGCACCGAGTGGCATAAAGTCTGCATAGCCCCTGACATCCATAGCCTGTTGCGGACATATCTTTACACAACAGTA contains:
- the aprB gene encoding adenylyl-sulfate reductase subunit beta, producing the protein NEKCDGCKGQDKTACMYICPNDLMFLDKERMKAYNQEPSYCWECYCCVKICPQQAMDVRGYADFMPLGAASTPLRGTEDIMWTITFRDGRIKRFKYATRTTPEGSIKALEGYPEAKVADLNNQLMLGEPDIMGVKELPTIKK
- the aprA gene encoding adenylyl-sulfate reductase subunit alpha, with the protein product MREFATEVVDTDILILGGGMAGCGAAVEAAYWAKATGMKVTLVDKAAIDRSGPVAMGLSAINTYMGMDGKVTENSRMPERYAEYVTNDQMGLARQDLVYDIGRHVDSTVRHFEKWGLPIWKDEAGNFRKSGEWQVMISGESYKIIVAEAAKNAIGTLGDKGQIIERVYITHLLKDEKEPNRVCGAVGYSVREDKFYVFKAKVVVCILGGAVHVFRPRSQGEGFGRSWMPPFLGGTTYALTLQAGGELTQMDVTFVPPRFKDSYGPVGTFFLLFKTPATNAYDGPYVGAYGSETDKWAPYAKAKPCPTPVRNYEMILCAKEGKTPFLMHTNKVVERYQKEITDPKELKKKIREYESEAWEDFLDMTIAGATNWAAHNIDPMEKPMELQLSDPCFIGSHAASCGAWVSGAEDLMPKEYADAFPAKYNLMTTVTGLFTAGCGVGASAHKFSSGSHTQGRIVGKSAVRFANDKKDYKPTVSDNTIKKLKEIVLRPLALYEEKKTYTTMPDVNPHYISPHNFLFRVQKIMGEYAGSWETLYGTSDKMLETGLWKLGFCEEDAEKIAAKDLHGLLRAWEAIHRMWVGIACVRTRLARKESRWPGYYFKHDYLKLDEGQKHFVNVKYDVDKKEWKVIERPMIPII
- a CDS encoding YkgJ family cysteine cluster protein encodes the protein MNEEYTEKHRRLSLNDRFKFSCHKGLSCFNTCCSDTNIFLTPYDVLRMRRSLETSSGEFLKGYTIALLGEEGLPLVVLKMMEDENKTCPFVTPDGCSIYEHRPWSCRMYPIFPASSKEEEFLIEEKPSCLGLKEGKQWTIQEWKKDQGIDIYDKMNKSYKEVTFHDYFSASGGENKLESGRAKVLYMVCYDLNEFKGFLFETRFFDIYDVEKEVIEKIKEDEEELLSFGYRWVRFNLFSEDTLRLKDKEMDKLLKSTREEGIKP